In Limanda limanda chromosome 21, fLimLim1.1, whole genome shotgun sequence, a genomic segment contains:
- the arl3b gene encoding ADP-ribosylation factor-like protein 3 yields the protein MGLLSILRKLKSTPDQEVRILLLGLDNGGKTTLLKQLASEDISHITPTQGFNIKSVQSQGFKLNVWDIGGQRKIRPYWRNYFENTDVLIYVIDSADRKRFEETGQELAELLDEEKLSGVPVLIFANKQDLLTAAPASEIAEGLNLHTIRDRMWQIQSCSALTGEGIQEGMNWVCKSVNSKKK from the exons ATG GGATTGCTGTCCATCCTGCGGAAGCTAAAGAGCACACCGGACCAGGAGGTGAGGATACTGCTGCTGGGGCTGGACAACGGAGGGAAGACCACCCTGCTGAAACAGCTGGCGTCCGAGGACATCAGCCACATCACCCCCACACAG gGATTCAACATCAAGAGCGTCCAGTCTCAGGGTTTTAAGCTGAATGTCTGGGACATTGGAGGCCAGAGGAAGATCAGGCCGTACTGGAGAAACTACTTTGAAAACACTGATGTGTTG ATCTATGTCATCGACAGCGCAGACAGGAAGAGGTTCGAGGAAACCGGTCAG gagCTGGCTGAGTTGCTGGATGAAGAGAAGTTGAGCGGCGTTCCTGTTCTCATCTTTGCAAACAAACAGGATCTGCTGACCGCCGCCCCGGCCTCGGAGATCGCAGAGGGTCTCAACCTGCACACCATCCGCGACCGCATGTGGCAGATCCAGTCCTGCTCCGCCCTCACCGGGGAGGGGATTCAA GAGGGGATGAACTGGGTCTGCAAGAGCGTCAACTCCAAGAAAAAGTAG
- the trim8b gene encoding E3 ubiquitin-protein ligase TRIM8b, which produces MPACTMMASDMAETWRNCFEEELICPICLHVFSDPIQLPCKHNFCRGCISEAWAKESSLARCPECNHAYTQKPSLEKNHKLSNIVEKYNALSVEKATTPPLQCILCRRGPPLPAVKVCLRCNAPCCQSHVQTHLQQPCSALGHLLVEAEAVKAWTCPQHDEYRLYHCEAEQTAVCQYCCFARCNPSHSHAVTDVELRRNDIRQTLLRQQERVEERVQEIEEQLCKLDSDKCVVEDRVCELKEEVRLQYQRMHQILEEDLGRTLEALDRAQARFCQENSAQVLALGEQRHEAQKLLSSIHTAFGKAEELSFMKNTKPVKILTDRSQACMGNSLPPYKVGNLNSKLFLSEISKREKSLKRTMEAPLTPPSTFLQSVPAYPSGQSSGAGAEKRKHSTAFPEGNGSVGKTAAPGFKDSSSSSSSSSSLAKQPYLGSGSASGEGQSTNQQPLGPCGPPHLSESGGTGSGSGSLTNHHSGSVFGSSHFAPGGSSSSHSSQQAVLPQYGGRKILVCTMDNCYCSGVPSVSGHRSHPPYPRSGSFPWVSAQDYPPPPGLASGGPSMQGLAVRDWIDASQTHRHADFYGLYGQPSTKHYVTS; this is translated from the exons ATGCCTGCCTGCACCATGATGGCCTCTGACATGGCGGAGACGTGGAGGAACTGTTTTGAGGAGGAGCTCATCTGCCCCATCTGCCTGCACGTGTTCTCAGACCCCATCCAGCTGCCCTGCAAGCACAACTTCTGCCGGGGCTGCATCAGCGAGGCCTGGGCCAAAGAGTCCTCGCTGGCCCGCTGCCCCGAGTGCAACCACGCTTACACGCAGAAGCCCAGCCTGGAGAAGAACCACAAACTGTCCAACATAGTGGAGAAGTACAACGCCCTGAGCGTGGAGAAGGCCACCACGCCGCCGCTGCAGTGCATCCTGTGCCGCCGAGGCCCGCCGCTCCCGGCCGTGAAGGTGTGCCTGCGCTGCAACGCCCCGTGCTGCCAGTCCCACGTCCAGACGCACCTGCAGCAGCCGTGCTCCGCCCTGGGGCACCTGCTGGTGGAGGCGGAGGCGGTGAAGGCCTGGACCTGCCCGCAGCACGACGAGTACCGGCTGTACCACTGCGAGGCCGAGCAGACGGCGGTGTGTCAGTACTGCTGCTTCGCCCGCTGCAACCCCAGCCACAGCCACGCCGTCACCGACGTGGAGCTGAGACGCAACGACATCCGG CAAACCCTGTTGAGACAGCAGGAGCGTGTGGAGGAACGAGTGCAGGAGATCGAAGAGCAGCTCTGTAAACTGGACTCAGACAAGTGTGTGGTGGAG GACAGGGTGTGTGAGCTGAAAGAGGAGGTGCGTCTGCAGTACCAGCGGATGCACCAGATCCTGGAGGAGGATCTGGGTCGGACACTGGAGGCTCTGGACCGGGCTCAGGCTCGGTTCTGTCAGGAGAACTCTGCCCAGGTTCTGGCTCTGGGGGAACAGCGTCACGAGGCCCAGAAGCTGCTGAGCTCCATCCACACGGCCTTCGGCAAAGCAGAGGAGCTGAGCTTCATGAAAAACACCAAACCGGTTAAAATCCTCACAGACAG GTCTCAGGCATGTATGGGCAACAGTCTCCCTCCTTACAAAGTTGGGAATCTAAACTCCAAACTATTCCTTTCGGAAATCTCGAAAAGAGAGAAGAGCCTGAAGAGAACAATGGAAG ctcccctcacccccccctccaccttccTGCAGTCCGTTCCTGCCTATCCCAGCGGTCAGAGCTCTGGCGCTGGAGCGGAGAAACGGAAACATTCCACTGCCTTTCCAGAGGGGAACGGGAGCGTAGGAAAAACCGCCGCTCCAGGTTTCAaggactcctcctcttcctcctcttcttcctcatcgcTCGCCAAGCAGCCCTACCTGGGCTCCGGCTCTGCTTCTGGAGAGGGCCAGTCCACCAATCAGCAGCCGCTCGGCCCCTGCGGCCCGCCTCACCTCAGCGAGAGCGGCGGGACAGGAAGCGGAAGCGGCTCGCTGACCAACCATCACTCGGGCTCCGTGTTTGGCTCCTCGCACTTCGCTCCCGgaggcagcagctcctcccactcctcccagCAGGCCGTGCTGCCGCAGTACGGCGGCCGCAAGATCCTGGTGTGTACGATGGATAACTGCTACTGCTCCGGAGTGCCCTCGGTGTCGGGTCACCGTAGCCATCCCCCATACCCGCGCTCGGGCTCCTTCCCCTGGGTCAGCGCCCAAGACTACCCCCCTCCACCTGGCCTGGCGTCTGGAGGGCCGTCCATGCAGGGGTTGGCAGTGAGGGACTGGATCGAcgcctcacagacacacagacacgcagatTTCTACGGGCTGTATGGGCAGCCCTCTACAAAGCACTATGTCACCAGCTAa